The region TCAGCTTTCTGTCATAGAATTCACCAGAAATGTCCTCGGATACGATGGGGCAAACAGCACGGAGTTTGATGAAAATACACCCCATCCTGTTATCGACCTGCTTCCGGAGCAGAAGGAGATAGATGAACTGGGAGGGACGATGAGGCTGGGAGACATAGAAATAACTCTCAAGGAGAACACAATTGCCCACAGTCTCTATCAGACCGAAAAAATCCTGGAAAGGCACAGGCACAGGTATGAGGTCAATCCGGAATACATAGCCGAGCTTGAGAAAAACGGGCTTGTTTTTTCGGGTTACTCAGACGGTGGAAGGAGGATGGAAATCCTGGAGATTCCAGAAAAAAGATTCTTCCTCGCTACCCAGTTCCATCCGGAGTTTAAGGCCAAGCCATTTGCCCCATCACCACCGTTTGTCGGGTTTGTTAGGGCTGCGCTGGAATACAGGAGGGAAATGAATGGTTAAAGTTGAAAGATTTGTGGAAAAAGCAATTCAGGAGATTAAGGAACAGGTTGGTGACGGAAAGGCAATCATAGCGTTATCCGGAGGAGTTGACAGTTCCGTTTGTGCTGTTCTGGCTTACAGAGCCATTGGAGATAAGCTGATACCCGTTTTTGTTGATACGGGGCTTATGAGAGCAGGCGAGCCAGAGAGGGTGAAGGAAATCTTCGGGTACATGAATCTCAAATTTGTGGATGCGAGGGACGAGTTCTTCAATGCTCTGAAGGGTGTTGTTGATCCGGAGGAAAAGAGGAAGGTCATAGGAGAGCTTTTTGTCAGGGTATTTGAGAAGGTTGCGGAAGAGGAAAAAGCCGATTATCTCATTCAGGGAACGATATACCCGGACATAATAGAGAGCCAGGGCGGGATAAAGAGCCACCACAATGTCGGCGGTTTCCCCACACACTACACGTTTAAAGGGGTCATAGAGCCTCTGAGGGAACTGTACAAGGACGAGGTCCGAGAGGTAGCGAGATACATTGGACTGCCAGAAGAGATCTCAGAGAGGATGCCATTCCCCGGACCGGGGCTGGCTGTGAGGGTGCTCGGAGAAGTCACGCCGGAAAAGGTCGAAGTGGTCAGAAGGGCGAACAAAATTGTCGAGGAGGAGCTCAAGGACATTCCGAAGTGGCAGGCATTCGCAGCAGTCATAGGGAGAGCCACAGGTGTCAAGGGCGATGAGAGGGTTTACGGCTACATAATATCAATAAGAGCGGTTGAGAGCAGGGACGCCATGACTGCAGAACCCCTCAGGCTTGATTACGAAATCCTCAGGAGAATCATGAGAAGGATAACAGAGGAGATTCCTGAGGTTGTGAGAGTCGTGTATGATATAACTCCAAAACCACCCGCCACGATCGAGTATGAGTGAGATCATCGAGAGGGAAAAGAAGGTATTCATCCAGTTTTTTAACAGATATCCAATCGTAATCGAAAGAGCGAAGGGGTGCTGGATTTTTGACGAAGACGGGCGAAAATACCTTGACCTCATAGCAGGAATTGCCTGCGTGTCGGTGGGCCATTCCAACGAATACGTGATTGAAAGGGTGAGAGAGCAGGCTGAAAAGCTCATCCACGTTTCAAACCTGTTTTACACCAAGCCCCAGGTCGAGCTTGCGGAGAAACTTGCTGAGATAAGCGGAATGGATAGATTCTTTTTCACGAATTCAGGGACCGAGAGTGTAGAGGCTGCCTTAAAAATAGCCAGGAGAGTTACAAGCAGAAAGAAATTCGTCTCGTTCACGGGCGACTTTCACGGCAGGAGTATGGGTGCGCTTTCAGTAACATGGAAGGAAAAGTTCAGGGAGCCGTTCATGCCTCTGATAGAGCCGGTGAGCTTTGCAGAATTCAACTCATTAGAGAGTCTGGAAAATGCTGTGGACGGAGAGACCGCGGCGGTGATAATGGAACCCGTTCAGGGAGAGGCAGGAGTATATCCTGCGAAAAAAGAATTCATGAAAAGGCTGTTTGAGCTTAAGGAGGAGCATGACTTTCTCATAATCTTCGATGAGGTGCAGACCGGATTTGGCAGAACCGGGGAGTGGTTTGCCAAGGATATCTACGGGTTCGAGCCAGACATCATGACCCTCGCAAAGGCCATGGGCAACGGGTTCCCCATCGGGGCGGTTGCCGTAAGCGAGGAGGTGCATTCCGGAATCCAGAAGGGAGATCATGGATCAACGTTTGGCGGAAACCCGCTCGCATGCTCGGCATCTCTCGCAACCATAGAGTACATGGAGCAGAACAACCTTCTGGAGAATTCGAGGAAAATGGGGGAGAGATTCAGAAAGGGACTTGAAGGTTTTGACTTCGTTCAGGATGTGAGGGGCTTCGGGCTGATGGTTGGTCTTAGTGTAAGTGATGCGAAGGGTTTTTCCCAGTTTGCCATGGGCAGAGGTGTGCTTGTAAACGCAACATCCGAGAGAGACGTGAGAATAATCCCGCCACTGACAATAAGCAGAGAAGAAGTTGATCTTGCCCTGTCAGTTTTCGAAGAGTTTGCCCACTAATTTTTTCCCTCCAGTTTTTTCACATGCTTGAGGACCATGTTCCTCTCGAAGTAGTCGAGAATATTCCTCCAGGCCGGTTTCTTGCCCCTGTAAACTGGAGAGTGTTCAACAATCATGTCAATGTTGTAACCCCTGCCCAGAAGCTCGGAGATCAGCTCATCCCTTCTGTCGAAATGCTCGAGAAATTCAGTCAGGAGAGCTTCAATGTTCTCCCTGCCCTCGACAGGTTTGCGGTGGGATGGAACAATCACCGTGAAATCGTAGTCAAAAAGAATCTCTATGCTCTTCTTGAACATCTCCGGATCGCTCTCCGGATTTCCATACCAGGGGCCAAATGGTGTCAGGTCTATGTCAGCCGAAAACAGAATTCTGCCATCGATCAGGAAGAGGTGCATGTCCACCGTGTGTCCCTCAGTCTTTATCAGCTCAACCTCGTGGTTTTTCGTGCTGAAATCGTGGCTTTCATCATACAGAATGCCGCTGAAGTCCCTCAGACCGGCCATGTTTCTTGCAAAATCCATCCACTCATCCGCGACTTCCGGAGCAAACCTTCTGGCAAGCTCTTCCACCGTCGTGGCCGGATGCGGAGTGTATACGCTCTTCCCGTATTTTTCAGCAAGCCATGCTCCGGATGCGTGGTCGGGATGTGTGTGGGTGAGAACAAGCTCGTCGAATCTGTCAAGAACTGCCTCAAGCCTGTCCTTTCCGCAGCTTGAATCAATCAGAAGATTATCGACAAGCAGACAGTTGCAGTAGGGAAACCTGCCCCTGTTCTGACCCTCGATGAGGTAAACACCATCTGCAAGCTTCACATGCTCTCTGTAAAAAATCAGAATAAATACATTATTTCGCCAGGGGTTCAACTTGAGACAAAAATGCAGATATGTGTTAAAATTTTTCACACTTTTTTTATATTCCGGCCCGCATTTTCTGCAGGAGTGGAGCGCAGAATACTGACGGTGTCCATCGCAAGATTCGCGGATTCAGTGGGAAGTGGTATGGCCTATTTTGCACTGCCAATTCTGATTTCGTCACTTTCAGTATACAGCCTTCCAATAGACCTTGTCTCAGGCATAGTCATATCCATCTGGGGTCTTGTGGCAACTCTCGTTCAGCCTCTGGCAGGAAAGGTGATTGAAAGATCATCAAGACCGAAGAAAATCCTCTCACTCTCTCTGCTGCTCACGGCAATCCTAATTTTCTTCTACACATCCATAAGGACGGTTGAGGAGCTTCTTTTCCTCAGGGTCGTGCTTGGAATTATTGAAAGCTTTCTCATGGTATCGAGCCTCACGCTCGTCATTTCTCTTGCTGGAAAGAAGAAGGGGCAGAGCTTTGGTATCTACAACACGTTCACAGATCTGGGGTTTTCGATTTCTCCCATCATGGCGGGCATTCTCATAAGCCTCAACCTGAACATTGTATTTTACATATCGGCATTATTCGTTCTGGTATCCTCCATGGGCGTATTCATGCTGGTGGATGAGCCCGAAATTTCGGAGATGAAAAAGAGAAAGGGCGGTTTCAGAGATGTCAGCAGGGAGATATATCCCATCCTCGTGTCTCTAATGTTCGTCGTTGCACTCATGTCCTCAATAGTACCCCTCGAAAACTCGTTCCTCGAGAGGCTGAGCATCACCCCGCTGGAATTCGGGCTGTCCTTCAGCATCTACCTCATCACCAGAACACTATCAAACACCTATGCCGGATATCTGACAGACAGGCACGGTGGACTGAAATCGTACACAATCTCGTCTCTCCTGATATCAGTTACTTCCCTCCTGATTCTGATTCCGAACATCTACGTTTTTCTCGGTGTCAGGTTCATTCAGGGGTTTATCGTGGCGCTTGTTTACACATCAGCCACAGTCACCATAGCCGAGAGGAGCGGTCTGAGCTATGCAATGTCCATGAGCATTCTCTCCTCTGTTATAACCGCAGGATTGACCGCTGGCCCGCTGATCGCCGGTATGATGAGTGGATACGTTGGTTTCGAATCGCCATACATACTCTTCTCCCTGCTTATATCGGTGCCTGTCGTTCTTCAGACCCTGAAAAATAAAAGGGGTCAGTTCCAGCCCCTGAAGTCGTAATATTCCTTAAGCTGGAGCTCAACATCAGGGACGTTGCCCTCGCTTCCACCATCCACAGGCTGCAAAATTATCTCGGGTAGCCTGTCATGGTCCCTTCCCCTCCCAGCAAGCTCGTTGAATCTCCTCTTCGCCAGGAAGGTCGTCTCTCCGATTTCATATATCCTCTCAACAGAGTAATCCACTCCGAGTCCATGGGTGAGAAGGGAGGCTATGTGGGACGGCTTTGCAGGGACGAATGCACACATTACGAGAGAATTGAAAATCTCCGTGAAGTTCTGCATTCTGGCAGTTATTATTCCCTTACCCCTGTTTTCGAATCTGTCCTCGCTCTCAATGCCGTATGCTTTTATTTTCAGGCCCATCTCGACATTGTACATCTGGTGGGGCAGGTGGCATGCTCCTCTGTTGTTTGTCGCATAGGCCACCGCAAGGCTGAAAAACGCCCTCGGATCATGCATCGGTATCTCAAGGCCCCTGACGTGGGCTGCAATTCCGTTCAGGCCGAGCTTCTGCTCAACCCTCATCGTACCCTCTGCGAGGAGGTCGCCGTTCCCCCTTCTGAACGCTATGTCGTGTAGAAGGCTGACAGCCCCTTCAGCATCACCGAACCTCACTCCAAAGTCAGCAAGGTTGTTTTCAGTGAGATACATCGCCATGCCGATGGTAACTCCTGCCGAAATCGTGTCCATACCAAGGGCGTTGGCAGCGTGGTTCATCTCAATCAGCTTCTCTCCAGAATCAATCATCAGAAGAGAGCCGAAAGATGCGAGGGTTTCATATTCCGGCAGATGATATTCTCCCCCATTGTAATCGAGGACCTTGCCGCACCTTATTGCACATCCCATGCACCCGTCGTGTTTCTTGAGGTACTTCTCCACCAGATAGTTTGCGGAGATTTTCTCAGCTTTACCGAAAACTCCGGAGGTGAAATACCTGACGGGCAGATCACCGAACATCTCCGCCGACTCAACGTAACCCCCCGTACCCACTTCCTTAAGCATGTTTGCCGTGAAGTTCTCCTTTATCCTGTCGGCAAGCTGCTTTACGGCATCTCTGTAAGCTTCCGGGTTCTCGGGTTCCGGAGTGAATTCATCCTCCTTCAGCACCGCAATACCCTTGAGATTTTTGCTGCCCATAACCGCCCCCATTCCAGTTCTTCCGGCTGCTCTCGAGTTGTCGACCAGAACGCATGCATACCTCACCAGATTTTCCCCAGCCGGACCAATCACTGCTGTTGACGCTTCGCCTTCGTCTTTCATTATCTCTTCCTGAGTCTCGTAAGTCGTCTTACCCCAGAGGTGGTCTGCTTCTCTGATTTCAGCCCCATCAGAGCTGACGGTTAGGTAAACTGGCCTGTTACTCTTTCCCTCAATGATCAGTCCATCCCATCCTGCCCTCTTGATGTACGTTGCAATTCTGCCCCCAACGCTGCTTTCACCCCACGCATAAGTGAGGGGAGACCTTGCCGTGAACTGCAGTCTTGAACATGAAGGGGCTGAGGCGGTGAGCGGGCCAGTCATGAGAATCAGCGGGTTCTCAGGGCCAAGTGGGTCGGCGCTGTACGACCCCATGTCGAGATGCAGGTTCACGGCCAGACCGCCACCACCGAGAAACTCCCTGTAAAGGTCTTTTCCGGGCCTGAAGGTTTTAACATCTCCGCTTTCAAGATTGATTCTCAAAAGCTTTCCTGTATACATCATCCAATCACCTTTCCGATAATCTCGAAAAGCTCATCCTCTTCAGGCACAAAAGGTCCGGTAACTATGCAGCTATCCTCCATCGCCCTTTTCACTATCCCTTCGCTGTTTTTCCTGATTTCGGAAGAATCGTAATGGCCCTCCACGCTGAATCTCGAATACAGATTCTGCATCAGGGCCATGACATCCATGCCTGTCTCATGCGAAAGCTCAGCGACCCTCTCAATACCTTTTTCAGCATAATATTCGAGAACCGGTTTCAGATATACTGCAACCGCAATCCCGTGGGGCATGTTCAGAACCGCTCCGGTGGCGTGTGCGAGAGCATGCACTACTCCAACCTGGGAGTTGCTGAAAGCCAGACCTGCAATCGTGGCGGCCAGGTGCATGTTCTCTCTCGCCTTCCTGTCACCCTCAGCCGATTGTTCAAAGCTATCAGCGATGAGCCTTACAGCCTTCACAGCGAGAGCATCGCTGAAGGGATTGCTGAAGGTTGAAAGGTAAGCCTCAACCGCATGGCTCAGAGCGTCGAAGCCCGAAGAGATTGCGATGCTTTCCGGCATTTCGTAAACGAAGACTGGATCAACCAGAGCAATCTCGGGCATCGCCTTTTCGTTTGCCATTACAATCTTCCTTCTCTCGCCCCTGTCCTTGAGAACTATTGCCCAGGTTACCTCACTGCCCGTTCCGCTTGTGGTGGGTATCGCAACCAGCTTCATCCTGCCGGAATAGCCCATTTCCTCGAGATCGGTGAAGGGTGTTATCTCCTCAGGAGGAATGTCAAGCTCTGCAAGAATCCTTGCTGCCTTCGCAACGTCAAGAACGCTTCCACCACCGAGGGCCACGATGAAATCCGGTTCAATTTCCCTGAGTCTCTCAGCCACATCCTCTGCGTCCTCTCTGTACGGCTCTCTTGCAGGGAGATAAATCCTCCCGGCAAAATCAGCGTAATTTTCCAGAATTTTTGAAAATTTTTCACCCACAACCTCGTCCGAGATCAGAACAGCTCTCTTACCCTGCAACCTTTCAAGAAATTCGACAGAGTCCTCCCCGAAGACGATTTTTGGAGATAAAAAATTCCACATGGACATCTACTCCGGCAGCTCTGTTTCGACCTTCTGAGCCACCTCTACGAGGGCTTTGGCAGCCTTGGCATACCTCATGACCTTCGCCATATTCCCCCTGAGCTTGAACTTGCCGGTTACAAGCCCCTTTATGGGGTCTATCTCGCCGTTTAAAAGCTTCTTCCAGTTCGAATACTTCCCCCTGAACTCGAACGCCGCACTCACCTGGGAAGGGTCCTTCACCATGTACCCGTCTCTGGCCTTTCCATGGTAGAGGTCGAGGTAGATGTACATCGGCTCAGTCAGCCCCTCGTCCGGCTCCACCACAAAAAGAAAATCCCCTTCCCAGTCCTTTGCAGCCTGTGCATACTCTTCACTTTCGTTCAGCAACCTCATGTACTCCTTTACCCATTCTTCGGAAAACAGCTTTGGCATAGAGTAAATTGAAATCAAAAATAATTAAATTTAACGCTCAATGGAACTTAAAATTTACATCGGACAGAGTTCTCCATGGTCATCATGTTCGTCTTCATCGGGAAGATTGTCAAGACCGAGTCTTTTCAGATCTTCTACCCTCCCATTCTTTTTCAGATAGTCTGCAATTGCCCTTTTCAGCGCATCTGCAGCGAGATTTGAGCAGTGCATTTTCTGGGGAGGTAAACCCCCGAGAGCTTCAGCAACGGTCTGCTTTGTGATCTGCAATGCCTCCTCGAGCGTTTTGCCCTTCGCAAGTTCTGTCGCCATGCTGCTGGTTGCTATCGCCGCACCACAGCCAAATGTCTGGAATTTTATGTCAACGATTCTGTCATCCTCAACCTTGATGTACATGGTCATTAAATCTCCGCATACAGGGTTACCCACGGTTCCAACACCATCAGCGTCCTCTATAACGCCAACGTTCCTGGGATTCCTGAAATGCTCAAGGACCTTTTCACTATACAAGTCAATCACCCCCTTTCTTCCTTTTCATGTAAAGAGGAGACATCATCCTCAACCTCTCGATGACGGGTGGGAGCTTTTCAAGGACATAATCCACGTCCTCTTCCCTGCTCCACCTTCCGAGACTGAAAACGACACTTCCATGTGCCTCCTCATGCTTGAGACCTATCGCCATGAGTACATGAGAGGGCTGTAGTGTTTTTGAAGTGCATGCCGAGCCTGTGGATGCCTGAATATCCTCCATATCAATGCTTAGAAGTATTGACTCACCCTCTATGTAGCTGAACCTGAAACTGGCGTTGTTCGGGAGCCTCTCAACGGGATGTCCGTTGAGATACGTGTCCTCAATCTTTAGCATTCCCTCAATCAGCCTGTCCCTCATTTTCTGAAGTCTTTCAGATTCTGCCCTCCATTCCTCGCTCGCAATCTCTGCAGCTTTTCCAAAACCGGCTATTCCTGCCACGTTCTCCGTTCCACCTCTGAGGCCTCTTTCCTGCCCGCCACCCAGTATGACCGGGTTCACCCTGACACCCTTGCGAATGTACAGCGCCCCAACACCCCTCGGGCCATAGATGTCGTTTGAGGAGAGTGTGAGCATATCCACGCCAAGTTTTTCAACATCAACCTCTATCTTTCCGAGGCTAGCGGTGGCATCCACATGAAACGCACAGTCAAAAATCTCCCTGATTTTCTCAATATCCTGAATCGTCCCTATTTCGGGATTCGCATGCTGGACTGACACCAGAATCGTATCATCCCTGATAAGATTCTCGAGCTCATCAGGCCTGACCTTTCCATGGCTGTCAACCGGTGCGAAGTCCACTTCGAATCCGTTCTTCATCAGAAACTTGGCAGAATTGATTATGGAGATGTGCTCAATTGCGCTCACCACAATGTGCCTGCCCTTATTTTTGTTCCTCATCACATACCCGATCACTGCAAGGTTGTTGGATTCAGTTGCTCCACTCGTAAAGATTATTTCAGAGCTGTCCGCATTTACAAGCCCGGCCACCTTGGCTCTCGCATCTTCCACAATCTGTCTCGCCTCAAGACCCTTCGAATGAATTGATGACGGGTTTCCGGGATGCCTGAAATACTTCAGCATCTCCTCGATTACACGTTCATCAACCGGAGAACCGGCCACATAGTCCATATACGGCATTTTTCAGACACCTCTCTGAATTCTGATTATGAATATTCCATCATCTTCCTCAACACTTAAAACTTTATGTCCGGCCCTCTCAGCCCACTCGGGAATATCCTTTCTGGCTGAGGGGTCGTCGGCAAGAACCTCGATAACGTCCCCAACTTCGACCTCTTCTATCGCCTTTCTCGTGAGGAAAAGAGGCATGGGACAGAACATACCAATGCAGTCCACAGATTTCTCTTTCATCACGAAATTAACAATGTTAATTTATATATTGGTTTCGCTGGAGTTACAGAAAATTAAAAACCGTATTCGTAAACCTCGGCGTTTTCAACGGCCTCCTCTTCCTGAAGGTTGCAGAAACCCTCGAATCTCATGACGTCTTCAGGAGTTGTTTTGGTAACGGGATGCCTCGACATAAGCAGAGAACAGCAGTCCTCGTAAGGGAGAATGGAGATTTCGTAAGTGCCTATTTTCCTCGCAACCTCGATTATCTCATCCTTGTCAAGTCCAATGAGTGGTGTGAGAACAGGGTATTGTGCTGCTTCATAAATCGTTCGCATGTTGTCGAGTGTCTGGGATGCAACCTGTCCGAGATTGTCCCCGGTGAAAATTGCCTTGGCGTTTTCTTTCTCAGCAATCATCGATGCCATCCTCATCATGCTCCTCCGGTAAACCACCATTCTGTAATCGGCAGGTATCTTTGCTATAATCTCCCTCTGAATCTGCACAAATGGAACCATGTATAGCTTGATCCTGTGATACTCCGAAAGTTTTCTGGCGAGATCATGAATCTTCTTCCTGACGGAAGGAGAATGAATCGTGGAATTGAAGAAGTGCACCGCCACAACTTCCGCCCCTCTCTTCATCGCCATGAATGCTGACACGGGGCTGTCGATACCTCCGGAAATCAGGGTGACCACCTTGCCCGAAACTCCTGTCGGCAGACCGCCAACACCTTCAATTCTCCCGGAGTAAACGTAAGCGTGATCTTTTGAGATTTCTATGTAAACCGTGTTTTCCGGATTCCTGAGATCAACCTTCAGATTTTTCTTCGCCCTGAGTATCCTTTCGCCAATCAGCCTGTTCACTTCCATCGAGTTCATGGGGAACTCCTTGTAGCTTCGCTTCGTCTCAACCCTGAACGTACCTGAGTCGGGCGCAAACTCTATCGCCTTTTCTGCAATCAGTTCAACGTCAGGCTCAACCATCTCTGCAAGTGCAGAATATTTAACTCCCGGAGTTTTCCTCAGCACGTTTTCGATCCTTTCCTCCCCGGAATCGATCACAATCCTTCCGTACTCTCTCCTGATTTTTATGCTGTCATCACCAAGCTTCCTTTTGAGGTTGCTGACTAACTTCTTCTCAAAATAGCTCCTGTTTTTCCCCTTCAATGCGATTTCCGAGTAATGAACGACGTACACCCTCATGCTCTTGCCTTCAACCCCTTTATCCTCCTCGCTTCCTCGACTATTTTCTCAATCTCTGAGTTTAACCTTTTCTCGAAGTCTGGTTTCCGGTATTCCTGAAAGACATCAATGTCAGACACCTTCATGATTTCGATCCAGTTTTCCCTCGGCATGAGGACGTACTCTCCAGCGTAGCTCTCAGCAACCCTCTCAGCCTCTTCTTCGCTTTTGAACTTGACTGATGTGTAGATTCCAAGCGTGTTCTTTTCTCCCTTGAAAATGTACAGCTTCACGCTCTTGCCGCTGACAAAGCCGAAGAAGTGGTCGGTTGACTTATCAAAGCCCATCTGCTCAAACCTTTCAATGAGGTCCTTGGGCAGATCGTCCATCAGACACCCGCACAGCGCCTTGACTTCCTGTTTTCTTATCGCTGTCTCAATTCTGACGAATACGTCCTTTGGAAATCCTATGACCACCTCTTCCCTCCTGTAATTCCCAATCTCCCTCGCTCCCGGGCAGAGGAAGGATATGTTCGGTTCGCCTGTGTCTCTCACTCTTGCAGTCGCTTCTCCACAAACCGCAGTTTCTCCAGCGAACTGCGCCTTGAGCTCCTCATCGAACAGGTTCTTGTAGTAAGAGGAAATCCGCATTATTCTGTCAGGTGTTGCCACAACGAGCACCACATCACATTCCTGACCCCTGTACGGCTCAAGCACTATGCTCCTCGTTTCGCCCTCTTCAGCCATTTCGGTGACAAAGCCGAGAGAGACCAGCGCTCCGGCACACATCAGATTGAATTCGTTGATTACAATCCTCTCTCCATGCTCTGCTACTATCCTGACGGCCTCACAGAACCGGTATTCGCCCTCAGCGTCCATTTCTTCCTTTCTAAAGATGACTGCTACGGGATTGAGCGGGATTTCAAAGTAATCTCTGAAGTTCAATCCTCCACCTCCACCCCGTATTTTTCGGCAATATCTTTAAAAGCATTTGCAACCTTCTCGAGTTCCTCCCACGAAAGCCCGTAGGTATTCACCTTGAAGTTTTTGGTCATGCCAGCCTGCACACCAAAGACTCCCCTTTTCTTCAGTTCATGATACAGGAAGTAGCCCTTCTTCTTGTGGCTTTTTGCTATGCTGTGGAACGCAGGAGACTCGAAATGCATCAGCGTGTGATTCTTGGGCCTCTCACCTATGAGCTGGAGCCCCTCGATTTTTTCCATCTCCCTCACGAACCATCTCGCCTTCTCAACCTCTTCATCCCAGTGCTTAACCCTTTCGACCACCTTCGGAAATGAGGCCATCAGCGTTATGACTGGCAGTCCGTAAACCGGTGAGCATCCAAACATGGATAGCTCCTTCTTTGTAAATGCTCTGCCGCTCCATTCTCCCCTGACCTTTGACGTCTGAAAAGCCCGGTCAGCAAGCTCGTAATTGGTGGCAAGAATGCCAATTGGAGCGGTGGCTGCCCAGCTTTTGTGACCGCTACCAACTATAAAGCTCGCTTTCAGCTTCTTTCCATTTATCTCCATAAGACCGGAGGTGTATGCTGTGTTCAGAACGAGAGGTATTTCATATTCCTCACAAATCCTACCCACCTTCTCCGCATCGGCCAGATTGCCGTACCTGTAATCAACATGGGTCAGGAGGGCAATGTCCGGATACCTACCCGTTTCCTCCTTCACCCTTTCAAAGGTCTGAGCATAACCCTCAGGATTTATTCTGAAATCGGGATAACCCGAATTGGGAACCTCATATATTTTCATATCGTTCAGTTCAGCCGCAATGTATGATGTGTAGTGTGCGAGTGAGTCGAGAACGAGAGTGCCGCCCTTGAAGGCGGACATTATAACGAATTTTGCGTGTCTCGCCCCCGCAGTAAACCTGGCAGTATCCATTCCGAGAAATTCGG is a window of Geoglobus acetivorans DNA encoding:
- the guaA gene encoding glutamine-hydrolyzing GMP synthase gives rise to the protein MVKVERFVEKAIQEIKEQVGDGKAIIALSGGVDSSVCAVLAYRAIGDKLIPVFVDTGLMRAGEPERVKEIFGYMNLKFVDARDEFFNALKGVVDPEEKRKVIGELFVRVFEKVAEEEKADYLIQGTIYPDIIESQGGIKSHHNVGGFPTHYTFKGVIEPLRELYKDEVREVARYIGLPEEISERMPFPGPGLAVRVLGEVTPEKVEVVRRANKIVEEELKDIPKWQAFAAVIGRATGVKGDERVYGYIISIRAVESRDAMTAEPLRLDYEILRRIMRRITEEIPEVVRVVYDITPKPPATIEYE
- a CDS encoding acetylornithine/succinylornithine family transaminase — encoded protein: MSEIIEREKKVFIQFFNRYPIVIERAKGCWIFDEDGRKYLDLIAGIACVSVGHSNEYVIERVREQAEKLIHVSNLFYTKPQVELAEKLAEISGMDRFFFTNSGTESVEAALKIARRVTSRKKFVSFTGDFHGRSMGALSVTWKEKFREPFMPLIEPVSFAEFNSLESLENAVDGETAAVIMEPVQGEAGVYPAKKEFMKRLFELKEEHDFLIIFDEVQTGFGRTGEWFAKDIYGFEPDIMTLAKAMGNGFPIGAVAVSEEVHSGIQKGDHGSTFGGNPLACSASLATIEYMEQNNLLENSRKMGERFRKGLEGFDFVQDVRGFGLMVGLSVSDAKGFSQFAMGRGVLVNATSERDVRIIPPLTISREEVDLALSVFEEFAH
- a CDS encoding MBL fold metallo-hydrolase, producing the protein MNPWRNNVFILIFYREHVKLADGVYLIEGQNRGRFPYCNCLLVDNLLIDSSCGKDRLEAVLDRFDELVLTHTHPDHASGAWLAEKYGKSVYTPHPATTVEELARRFAPEVADEWMDFARNMAGLRDFSGILYDESHDFSTKNHEVELIKTEGHTVDMHLFLIDGRILFSADIDLTPFGPWYGNPESDPEMFKKSIEILFDYDFTVIVPSHRKPVEGRENIEALLTEFLEHFDRRDELISELLGRGYNIDMIVEHSPVYRGKKPAWRNILDYFERNMVLKHVKKLEGKN
- a CDS encoding MFS transporter, coding for MERRILTVSIARFADSVGSGMAYFALPILISSLSVYSLPIDLVSGIVISIWGLVATLVQPLAGKVIERSSRPKKILSLSLLLTAILIFFYTSIRTVEELLFLRVVLGIIESFLMVSSLTLVISLAGKKKGQSFGIYNTFTDLGFSISPIMAGILISLNLNIVFYISALFVLVSSMGVFMLVDEPEISEMKKRKGGFRDVSREIYPILVSLMFVVALMSSIVPLENSFLERLSITPLEFGLSFSIYLITRTLSNTYAGYLTDRHGGLKSYTISSLLISVTSLLILIPNIYVFLGVRFIQGFIVALVYTSATVTIAERSGLSYAMSMSILSSVITAGLTAGPLIAGMMSGYVGFESPYILFSLLISVPVVLQTLKNKRGQFQPLKS
- a CDS encoding aldehyde ferredoxin oxidoreductase family protein; translation: MMYTGKLLRINLESGDVKTFRPGKDLYREFLGGGGLAVNLHLDMGSYSADPLGPENPLILMTGPLTASAPSCSRLQFTARSPLTYAWGESSVGGRIATYIKRAGWDGLIIEGKSNRPVYLTVSSDGAEIREADHLWGKTTYETQEEIMKDEGEASTAVIGPAGENLVRYACVLVDNSRAAGRTGMGAVMGSKNLKGIAVLKEDEFTPEPENPEAYRDAVKQLADRIKENFTANMLKEVGTGGYVESAEMFGDLPVRYFTSGVFGKAEKISANYLVEKYLKKHDGCMGCAIRCGKVLDYNGGEYHLPEYETLASFGSLLMIDSGEKLIEMNHAANALGMDTISAGVTIGMAMYLTENNLADFGVRFGDAEGAVSLLHDIAFRRGNGDLLAEGTMRVEQKLGLNGIAAHVRGLEIPMHDPRAFFSLAVAYATNNRGACHLPHQMYNVEMGLKIKAYGIESEDRFENRGKGIITARMQNFTEIFNSLVMCAFVPAKPSHIASLLTHGLGVDYSVERIYEIGETTFLAKRRFNELAGRGRDHDRLPEIILQPVDGGSEGNVPDVELQLKEYYDFRGWN
- a CDS encoding iron-containing alcohol dehydrogenase, translated to MSMWNFLSPKIVFGEDSVEFLERLQGKRAVLISDEVVGEKFSKILENYADFAGRIYLPAREPYREDAEDVAERLREIEPDFIVALGGGSVLDVAKAARILAELDIPPEEITPFTDLEEMGYSGRMKLVAIPTTSGTGSEVTWAIVLKDRGERRKIVMANEKAMPEIALVDPVFVYEMPESIAISSGFDALSHAVEAYLSTFSNPFSDALAVKAVRLIADSFEQSAEGDRKARENMHLAATIAGLAFSNSQVGVVHALAHATGAVLNMPHGIAVAVYLKPVLEYYAEKGIERVAELSHETGMDVMALMQNLYSRFSVEGHYDSSEIRKNSEGIVKRAMEDSCIVTGPFVPEEDELFEIIGKVIG
- a CDS encoding SCP2 sterol-binding domain-containing protein: MPKLFSEEWVKEYMRLLNESEEYAQAAKDWEGDFLFVVEPDEGLTEPMYIYLDLYHGKARDGYMVKDPSQVSAAFEFRGKYSNWKKLLNGEIDPIKGLVTGKFKLRGNMAKVMRYAKAAKALVEVAQKVETELPE
- the nifU gene encoding Fe-S cluster assembly scaffold protein NifU — translated: MYSEKVLEHFRNPRNVGVIEDADGVGTVGNPVCGDLMTMYIKVEDDRIVDIKFQTFGCGAAIATSSMATELAKGKTLEEALQITKQTVAEALGGLPPQKMHCSNLAADALKRAIADYLKKNGRVEDLKRLGLDNLPDEDEHDDHGELCPM